Below is a genomic region from Estrella lausannensis.
GTTTGGCTTCTTCTTTATTCTTGGCCAGCATGATAGCTGTCGCGACGGCATCGGCCATAGCGCAGCTTTTCATCTTTACAGTACAGCTGCAAATCGATTGCGGGGTCACGGATAAGGGTTTTGCGGCAGTAGGGTCGATGATGTGGCAGAGAGTCTCTTCCTCTCCCGATTCTCCACGGTACAGCCACTGCTGCAGGTAGTCGCCGGACGTTGCCAGAGCCTCATCGGAAATTTCGATAAAGCTAAGGGCTTTGTCTGGATTCGGATCCTGCAAGCGGCTGACAAAAACTCTCCAGGGGCGTCCTTCAGGATGCACACCCGTCGCCTTGATTTCGCCTCCCCATTCGACAAAGATGTTTTTGAACCCCAGTCCGTTCAAGTTGTCGGTCATACGGTCGACGAGGTGGCCTTTAGCAATGCCTCCCAGATCGATTTCAATTCCTTCTTTTTCCTTTAAAACGAAATTGCCATTGATCGTCACATGAGTCCAGCCAACGCTTTGTCTAACCCGTTCAATTTCGCTTTGTGGAGGTTTGTTCCCCTTCTCCAGGTTAATTTTCCACAAGCGGTGCAGAGGCTCGATGGTGGGGTCGAATTTACCTTCGGTGGCAAGCCATACCGCTTCGGTTTTTTTAAGGAGGTAGGCCAGCTCACCGGAAACTTCCACTGGCACGCCCGGGGAGTGGCGGTTTAGTCCCGAAAGCTCGGAGGCGGGGTTCCATTTATTGTGGATGTTGTCAATCTCGCGGAAAGTGGAGAAGATAACCCCCTCCACCTCCCTTTTATCGCTCTCACTAAGCGGATGCCCGATCTTGATCGTGTAGGGGATTGTCATTTCCACTCCGTGGAATAGAGAGATCTCCTGAGGTGCGCGATCAAGAAAGAACCTGAAGAAAAATAGGGTTGTTCCAATCAAAAGGAGAGCCGCGAGGCGCGATTTATACATGGATCCCTTTAGATTTATAACTTTTGTAAGTGTTTTTCAATAGCATGGCGATCGTCATCGGACCGACCCCTCCTGGAACTTTTGTGATGAGTGAGGCTCTTTGGAGAGCTCCTTCAAATTCGACGTCTCCGACAATCCTATACCCCTTCTTGGCAGACGCGTCTTCGACACGGTTGATTCCGACATCAATGACGACCGCACCCTCTTTGATCCACTCGCCTCGGATAAATTCCGCTCTGCCGATGGCTGCGACAACGAGGTCTGCCTGCTTTACAATCAGAGGAAGGTCATGCGTGTAGCTGTGAACGCAGGTGACAGTGGCATTCATCCCTTTTTGCTTTTGCAGCAGCAGGAGTGAGAGCGGCTTACCTACAATCGTCGACCTACCGACGATGACGGCATGCTTGCCGGCAAGATCGACAGAAGAGGCTTCCAGAAGCTCTTTTACACCGAGGGGAGTGCAGGGGACGTAACCGCTTGAGTCCTCAGTGACCAGCTTTCCCAAATTTACCGGATGGAAGCCGTCAACATCTTTGTCCGGAGAGATGAGGGAGGTGATTTTTCTTTGGTTCAGATGCGCGGGCAAGGGAAGTTGAACTAAAATACCGTCGA
It encodes:
- the folD gene encoding bifunctional methylenetetrahydrofolate dehydrogenase/methenyltetrahydrofolate cyclohydrolase FolD, which translates into the protein MTSYSAMHNKILDGQRVADAVLSSIKKEIESLRQRKPCLAVVLVGDDPASAIYVKRKTKACLETGFESIQKIFPATVSEEELTEYLLSLNASSNVDGILVQLPLPAHLNQRKITSLISPDKDVDGFHPVNLGKLVTEDSSGYVPCTPLGVKELLEASSVDLAGKHAVIVGRSTIVGKPLSLLLLQKQKGMNATVTCVHSYTHDLPLIVKQADLVVAAIGRAEFIRGEWIKEGAVVIDVGINRVEDASAKKGYRIVGDVEFEGALQRASLITKVPGGVGPMTIAMLLKNTYKSYKSKGIHV
- a CDS encoding FAD:protein FMN transferase — protein: MYKSRLAALLLIGTTLFFFRFFLDRAPQEISLFHGVEMTIPYTIKIGHPLSESDKREVEGVIFSTFREIDNIHNKWNPASELSGLNRHSPGVPVEVSGELAYLLKKTEAVWLATEGKFDPTIEPLHRLWKINLEKGNKPPQSEIERVRQSVGWTHVTINGNFVLKEKEGIEIDLGGIAKGHLVDRMTDNLNGLGFKNIFVEWGGEIKATGVHPEGRPWRVFVSRLQDPNPDKALSFIEISDEALATSGDYLQQWLYRGESGEEETLCHIIDPTAAKPLSVTPQSICSCTVKMKSCAMADAVATAIMLAKNKEEAKQLTSRVASILGEGTFWIYSREDIEQGVVSRSD